The genomic window agcaataaaacaatacaatatacaaagaacagaaataaaaagtcaattatataaaagacattttagggttttgaatcaatagtcaaataatggatcttattctgattgccccagctaaaaaccttgcaacctttgctgtcaaaTAGGCCACTATGTTCGCATGCTGCAGCAACATCACCAAGACTTGCAGTTGCATAAAATGCATGCCTAgtatgcagggggtgggggaatcagcaTGCCTTGAAAATTTCTGACAGAAGCAAAcaagtatgtttttcttttttcagttgcAGTGAATCAATATATAACTTTATGAACACCGTGTCTTCTAGCTATTGGTCCACTGTTAGATATAATTCTTCAGTGGAAAGCATATTGATGAAGTTGGGTTTCCCTGGCATACCCCAGTTTTACTTCACACACCAAGTGGAATGCTGCCAACAGGGCATCTATTCTATGTCTCCAGTTTTCTGGGGGTATATCTGGAGGCCTCTAGCAGGCTAAGGACTATTCCACTGGCCTTCCCTAGAATGTCACTTTCAACAGCCCCTCAGGCCAGCTCTGGCAGGCTTTGGGATGGCTCTCTTAGATGACTTTAAATTGTGATTAAAATTGTGGAAGAACACACCTGCCAAGTTACACCATGGTGCAGAAGGTGTGTAAGTCCCACTGCTGAATCACAGCTGTCAACTATTCCCTTTTattgagaggaatcctattcagaataagggaatttcccttaaaaaagggggggaaagttgacagctaccaGTATGTGCTGAATTACACAAATCTGTCCTAAAGTCAGGTAGCTAATGTTGGTTTGTGTTTTAAATGGCCATTAGTGCGTTTCCCCTGAATGGAAGGCATTGTTTTAAGGGTTTGATGATTAAGTCTTACAAGTTTGCAGAATGCTTTTCTCTTCTAGCAAGGAGGTTTTAAAAAGTCGTTTTAACAACAGATTGCCTTTGATTGCGAAGCAGAGTGCCTCATCTCTGAAGGATGCCAGCATTTCTCTTTAACTATTTGTTTACCTATTACAGAGTGTAGAGAACTACCGGTATCCATGGAATTGCCAACAATTGCCTTGCAATTTTCATATTCCCATCTGGCAagggggcaggaaaaaaaatcattctgCAGAGGAGCATCCCTGTTCCTGAGTTCTAGGGAGGCTTGTTTTAAGGCTGAGAAAAGAACTACCTTAAAATAAccatcatagaatggtagagtagGAAAGGACCAtgaagtccaaccccctacaatgcatcTTTTGCCTGAGAGTAAGagtctggcaaatagaaggggaagaaatggaggcagtgagagatttcactttcttgggttccatgatcactgcagatggtgacagcagtcacgaaattagaagacgcctgcttcttgggagaaaagcaatgacaaacctagacagcatcttaaaaagcagagacatcaccttgccaacaaaggtccgtatagttaaagctatcgttttcccagtagtaatgtatggaagtgagagctggaccatacagaaggctgatcaccgaagaattgatgcttttgaattatggtgctggaggagactcttgagagtcccatggactgcaagaagatcaaacctatccattcttaaagaaatcggccctgagtgctcactagaaggacagatcctgaagttgaggctccagtactttggccacctcatgagaagggaagactccctggaaaagaccctgttgggaaagatggagggcacaaggagaagaggacgacagaggatgagatggttggacagtgttctcgaagctactaacatgagtttggccacactgcgagaggcagtgaaggataggcgagCCTGGcgtcatggggtcacgaagagtcggacacaactgaacgactgaacaacaacaacaagagtctcgtactaccgactgagctatctatAGCATTTCAGTGCATTTTGCCTGTTTCTGGCACACAGATCAAGGTAGACGGGCTGCCTCGTCCGTTTAGACGCCGCAGGTCGGTAAATTGTCAGATAAATGTGAATATTTTTTCCTGCATCTGGGAATGGTGAGGCAGACGCGCGTCTGTTGCCCACCAATCAGATTTTGGATGGGGATGTGAATGGCGGTGACTTGAGGGATGAGGAGGGGCTTGCATCACACATGCTGACACCTCCATGACAGAAAGGGGGACAAGCGGGCGGCCCGTCCGGCCAAGCGTCAGTGGCGAGACGCAGACAGATTCTGCAGTTGCCGCTTTCGGGCTCTAGGGGTCACTTTGCCGTTTCGAGCAGCGCCGCCTCAGCCTGACATGCCCCTGTCTGCCTTTCCCACGTGACTGTCTCTCCTGaaagggggaggcggggaggaggagaaaaggaaggaaggaagggggaaaagaactTCAccggagactacaattcccagaagccGCCGCTTCACCTTCCCTCCAGCCTCGGACACCGACCCCTCCCCGCAGCGGCCCCCACcccacgcacgcacgcgccgagCCGCCAAAACGGCCGTCGCCCCCACGTGACGCCCCGCCGGCCAATCGGTTTCGAACCTGATTTGTTATCCGCCTCCCTCTTTttacctctcccctcccctccgcgcTTGTACGATCAGAGCGATCTAAGATGGCGACGGTGGAACCGGTGAGTGTCCTCGTTCCCGCTTCCTCCCTCTCCGCCCCAGCGCCTTACTTCTCGGCTTCCGGGGGGGCTGGGGAAAGGCCTGGCGGGGGCCAGAGGGCGACCGTGGCGGAGGGAGACTATCCTAGCGGAGGagtaaaaaaagagggaaaggaagggaaggggcggcggcggcggcctggcaatgtgtgtgtgtctgtgtgacgCGCGTGCGTGTACGGCGAGCCGAAGGTGCCGGCGCGTGCGATGAGACGACTCGAGGGGAGTAGTCGATcggggccggagggcgggggcgggggagaggagaggaggggcgcgtggggggggggtaggcggGTTCCGAGCGCGAGCCGGATTGTGCCGTCACAGCTTGGGCGGGGGCGTTGAGgggcggcaggggagggggaggagagggtgaggagggggagagaaaggagaccTGAGAAGGGCCCGTGTgaggggagggaggcgggcgagagCGTGTCCTACGGGTGGGGGCGAGGACCTAACTTCTTCCTTTTTGGCGTGGCCGGGTGCGTCGCGTGCGGCCGCCGAGCCGGCTCAGAGGCTCCCGCCGCTTTCTCTCTTCGGCCGCCCCGCTCAAAAACCTCTCTTATTTCTCCTTCCCTCGTCAATTCTTGCCCTGCTAGGCGGCACACGGAGCCGTGGCACCTCCCCCATCCCACGTTTCCCTCAGCGGCCTATTCCTCTCTTAGGCTGGAGCTGAGGCCGGCCTGCCCAGTGGTCGCCGCCTTCTCTTTTCACACTCGGAGAGCATTTcgtgtccccctccccccgttcTTGAGGCAGAAGACGCCACCTTCTTTCGGGGGACCCCGGGCCTAGTATGCGCACGCCGGCCGCTCTCGCCTTCCTGCTTTCCCACCCGTATTTCGCAAGGGAAACGTGGCCATGGGGCGCTCCTTAAGATCGACTAGGAAGTACCAGCTTTCGGATTCCCCGGACTTTGCCTAAAGCCCTTGGGAATCTGCTGCTTGCGAACAGAAGACCGACCCAAAGTTGAGCTTCTTCCATACAGATCACCCCCACACCTTGGTgtcagctttctttttctttctccctacCCCACACCCTAGCTTTACACATTTTGTCGTGACCAAAAGATCGCTTAAATCGTTAATTTCAAAACAAGAAATTGCTTTACTTCTCACTGCCACCTATCCCAATGTGGGTGGAGTGGTAACGTTCAAAAGCAGAATTGGAGGGGGGTGCGGTGGAGGACTATGACAGCTCGTTTAGCAACATTTGTGCTGGGGGAAACTCAGCTATGAGCCAAGTAGTCCTGTAAATTGGTTCTGACACTGTATATTTGCAGCAGCAATTTAAACTTGTGTCTTAGAATAGCAACCTTTTACTGCAGGTACTGAAGGACTGAGTCTTGCCTGGCTGTAGCATGAATTCAATATGCCCCTCTGCAGTTGACTTTAAGAAAATGTATTCTATTGCTGTCATAATTTTCAAGAGTAGGCatagttttaaaatgtattatttttctTAGTCCATACACATTAGTACAAGCTGCTTCCTAAGCATCAAAGAAACAGAATAACTATGGAGTGATCCATAATTATAATAATCTTAAGTACCCAAACACTTTTGAAAGCTCATTTTCTGATATTTCCCAGTTTTAACAAGTTCCTCGTTTTTGTCACTTTCATCATCATCCAAAGCACAACTGTATGTGGGGTATTTGAAGGGGGCTTGTTGTAAAGTACAGATTTTGCAAGGTATTCATCAACATGATTGAAAACCTTTCTGCACCATGTAGTATTGGAAGGGTAAGTATTCAGTCTTTAGTTTTGTATCTGTAATGTTTTATGCACCTGCACTAATTTTGTTGCTGGTTGCCACAGTTGGATATGAGTAACTTGGATTCCTAGCTGAAGAGATTATGACTATATGATGTGGATTGTTCAAAGGCATTCTTAAGGAAGAGTGTGATGGGCAGATTAGAGCATGTAATTACAACTAAGAATGCAGGTGATAAATAAGTGTTTCATCAGTACCTGTGCTGGCAGTGTCAAATTGCTATTTTCTGTTTACTAATTTTAATTGACATAGTTTTGAATACCATATGTTAGTCAGGAGACAGATACTTGGATTATCTGGCAATGCAGCATTATTTGatacaaataattttaaatttttattgtcaCAATtggctttattttttaaaccatctTCAGTTTGTAGAAGTAGCTTCCTTTCAGGTTCATAATCTTGAATCCTGACTTGTTGAGGAGTGGTAAAGTTTAGCATTGCTTCTCCGCTTCCAATGCACTATAAGTAGAATTGTAGAAACTAGTAGTAAGACCACATATCTTGGGACTGTCCAGAGTTCTTGACTCACTGGATTGGATTCTTACTTAAGATAGTCTGTAATCAATGGGACCTAAATTATTTATGACTAAGTTtgcacattgatttcagtgggaacaaAGATCAAATAACTTAATATTGATCCAACCCATTGTGTCTCCAGTCTCTGTGTGGTCTCTAATTTACTAAGGTCTGAACTTGTAGCTGTGTATAGTTTTAAGTTTATTAAACAGCTTTCAGCATCATATTGTCAAGTCTTGCAAATTAGGATAGAAAATGGCATAACAGAACCCAATAATTACTTAATCCTGCCATATTTTCATATGCTGGTGTagtttagtggttaagagagccagtgttatatgttggactaggatcttggagaccagagtttgaatctccactcagtcatgaatcccacagggtgaccttgggccagtcacattcTCTCAACTTAAGCTACCTCATTGGGTTCTTGGGAGGATGAAATGAGGAGATGGAGAACTCTGTACTCCATCTTGAGctgcttggaagaaaggtgggatataaaaaaaataaaaacaaagaaataaatgttacaaagcttttaaaaatctagCAGAGCAGCAGTGGCACCACTGAAATTGCGAATTTAATTTACAATTGACTCTCAACTTAGGCATGTTCACCTTATGCAATTACGACTTTACATGGTTGATGGCTGTCTAgttgaaattgcacaaattaaaCACATAAAAGGCAGAGTTTAAAACTCTTTTTGCGCAAGGTTTTCCTAAAGCGGAAAGAGCTTTTACGGTCCACTCCTTGCTTCCTGGACTCTGGGAGGCTCTTGCGACATCTTGCCAAAGTTTGTGAGAGAGCCTCCTAGAGCCCAGTAACTGAGGTGGAaaactggggggcggggagagataaGACCTGTTAGGCACCAGCTCTGGAATGTAAGACTGCTTCTTGTACAGGGGCAGTTTCAGGGGGGTGTTTCGACTAAACAATTTTTGTAACCCCCGTACAAGGTACAAATTGAGTATGTACTACATTATGACCAGATAGGGCTATCTGTTATTTAAGAGGTACATGGGTATCAGTGTTCAGGATCTTATCGCCCTTTGGATCTAGACTAATTCCTTGAGAGTTAGGATGAAACCTAATTGCAATGGAACTGACTGTGATATAAACTGAGAAATATTAATTataatttgctttttttaaaataaaaaaacccccaaatgtAATTGTCTtacaattttaatgtttttttaataaagccCTTGGGGGTTCTATTATAATTGGTTGGTGTatagattttgttaaataaagtaAATTGATGTTGCATTGAGGAGtggcatttccctaaattttcacACATATAGAAATCCATAGAGATCCTGAGCCAAGTGGTAGTTTTGATCAGGGCCAACCCACACATGGGGCAAGGTAACCTGCCTCAGCtgacaggatccacaggggcagcagatccctatCTAGATATTTATTGTCCCtagttcctgatgtagatcttcactcacccttccCTGGCATGGAAAGGGGCCccattttgtggttctcctcagtttcaaaatgtcttgggctggccctgattttGATAATCTCCTCTTATGTACCTACAACTGTGTGAGAAGAATGCCTTTGCCCTCCACATGAAGAAGGTATTCTAACTCTTAAtggtacagttacaggtaggtagccgtgttggtctgccatagtcaaacaaaaaaaaattgtgcatgcacacgaaagctcataccaagaacaaacttagttggtctctaaggtgctactggaaggaatttttattattttttattttgttttgtctaatgGTACAGTGTTCACAATTACAAAATCATAGTCAAATCCATTATTATTAGCAGTTGGAAGTATATTTGGATTTGCTTATCCTGCAAAAAGGAAAACAAGTCAACTTTGTACTTTGTTTATATAGGAAACCACTTCTAACCCTCAGACTTCAGAAGAAGAGAAAACCGAGACACCAGCAAGTCAGGAGGTAGTCAGTCCTGAACCATACGTTAAGCATCCATTACAAAACAGGTGAGACATGTTTCCTCTGAACAATATAATAGAATATTATAACTTACAGGTATGaattacatttaaaacattgtttaaaaATTCCTGTGAAAACTTGTTTTACTGCATTTTTTGACTAAAGGATGAATATAAAAATCTAACCTTTATGACGAACTAAATGAGTATAAAGTGGGTGTATTTCAAGAAATTGTAAAAGGGGAGCCTTCTACCTCTACAACCATGCAAGCAAGATTGTAAAGCAGCTGGGATCTGGCTTGTATTGCACACAATAAACCTAACCTCAGCAGCATGGCTTGAATTTGTGATAATTTAAGTGTGCCGAATGCAAAGGAATAATCAGGAACATGGCTTACATTTGGTACAGTTGGGAGGCGTCTGGTGGCTGACCCACAATAACACTCCTGATTGCCCCTTGGAAGATGCAACATCACCTGTACCACACATGATGTCATATGGTGTATGGTGAGCATGGCTGGGGAAGAATGGCCCTGTGGTTGAAATTAGGAGTTCTGTGGGCAGGAGGTTCTGGACCCCTGGTGTAAAACTTTGACCAGCAGTGTTGCTGCATGATAAATAGCTCTTGTTTTAAACAGGACGCGAGAGGGGCAGCCCTGGAGAGGACACTTCAGTGCTGTTAAAGCAGCAAAAAGAACACTGGAAGACCAGTTATGAATTTCTAGtccctgcagccacagcagatgctgtaatTTTCCAagggtttgacttcatccccaaaggcgcactccattgtctttcaagacagatggatgccaacaacatttcataaaattgtagaattgttgagttggaagggacctcaagagtcatctagtccaaccccctgtgatgcaggaatctcaagtaaagcatccatgacaggtggccatccagcttAAGAACCTCAATgtaaggagaatccaccacctcccaagggagtctgttccactgtcaaacagctgttacctttagaaaattattcctgatgtttagttggaatctcctttctcttaACTTGAATTGCAATACCTCAGCATTGCAGATAACACTTCTGCCTTCCTAGAAAGCTTTCAAAGGTTATAGGTTGCTCTCGCACATGTTTCGTTTGAACCAAGTTAGAATCTGCTTTAATCTTTTCTGAAGTAATCTTTTCAATTCTTAAAATATGGGCTGAATACTGAGGActgcctttgttttgtttaagaagACTTTTATACTGCTTatagaccaaataagtttgttctggtataagcttttgcgtgcatgcacactacttcagataccagaacaaacttagttggtctataaggtgctactcaGGGTGGCActgtcggttaaaccacagagccttgggcctgccaatcagaaggtcggcggttcgaatccctgcaacggggtgagctcccattgctcaggccttgctcctgccagcctagcagtttgaaagcacgaagtgcaagtagataaataggtaccgctccgacgggaaggtaaacggcgttttcgtgtgctgctctggttcgccagaagcggcttagtcatgctggccacacaacccagaagctgtaaaccggttccctcggccagtaaagcgagatgagcgccacaaccccagagtcgtccgcgactgggcctaatggtcaggggtccctttaactttttaaggtgctactggacaattttttatttcgactgcatcagaccaacacgactacctacctgaatcttttatactgcttaatcatcatcaacaaaatatttattaaaaatactgATAATAAAACTTTTGAAAGTTATATTTCACTTCATTTAACTGTGAATGATTTAAGGGAACAGTCTTTTAATTATTGATGCCCATTTGACCTACTCAGTGCCTTAGGTGAGAACGCAGTTTTCAtaagagcctggctggatcagaccaagcgTTGGTTGCCAGCAGGGCTAGTCAGGTGCTTCTGGGAAGTCCAGATACAGAGCATATAGGCCACAATCCAATCTCATTGTTTACCTTTTAGCAAATACTATATTGTCTCTTGAGTATTGCAGTATGTGGGTTTACAACTAATATAATACGGCACTGAGAGAGTTGTAACATAGATATCAGAATATGATGTGTTCATAGCTTAAAACATGTATGAATGTGTAATGAAATCTGTGCTTTTAGAATTTTAGTGGCTTCAGTTTACAGATTTTCTTGTTTCAGGAGATAAACTGCTAGGAGCAAGAGACTGTACCTTTTTTTGTCCATTGTTAATTCTGCTTTAcgatttttttcccttcctcttgctgaaagacctgcattgctGAAATTTCCTGACACTTTTAAGATGAGTTACAGCTGGTAAAAGATATGATGGTGCTGGTGTAGTGTTAGGTTCTCATTACCAAAATAGGTTGCCTCCCCCGAATTTCTCTAATCAAATCTCCTTGTCCCAGGTCAGTGTGACCCTGTAAAAACATTGTTCCTGGTTATTCTAATTTGGATAGCTCAGATGTTTCTGAATGTATTGAAGCTGTGTTGTATTCTCAAGAGTAGTTTAAAATAGCACACCCCAAATAGTTCTAGTGAAATCAGAATGTTGATATTGCAGTCCTTGAGTGGTTGACTTAGTAAAATGTATAATTTCGCAGAACAATACTCAGCAACTCTACAAGTCTGTTGATTGTGTGTGCTTTCTGAAGTTTTGCCTAGGGCAGTATCCCCATCCAAagaagtatatatatatagcagctgTACTGTGCACAAAGCACTTTTTTAAAGCTAAAATGGTATTGATCAGTCAGTTAGTGGGAAGCTGCAGCGATGGTGGACTGAATCCAGTCTTGATGCACCTGATCACCAGGAGATTACTTTTTTAGACTCTGTACATGCAGCCCTGACTTTTGGATCAGAGGGTAATTTGCACAACCAGCCTCTAGTTGTACAGACAGAAGCTTACTGCTCCCCATGGAATGCCACTAACTAGGTTGATGTATATAAATTGTTCAGAAAGCATGCTTCAGATTATATGCTTTACTCCAGAATCTGTTTTCAGAAGGAGATTGAATTTTGGAAAGAACagtatttataattttttttttttgttctatctTAGGTAAGCATTCATTATATCTAAATATAAATATTGGCCTTCCATCAAATTCTTTCTCCGTCCGCTTTGTGATCTAGAGCCTCAGTACCTTGCCCAGTTCAGTGGGATCTGAAAATTAAACCTGTGGGCATTCTTGCGCTATCTATAATTTTCTTTCCTAAATTTCTTCTATACTGTATGATTTTCAGTCCTTACTATTCTTAGTCGTAATAGGACACCGGATAATAAAACATTGTAGCCTaacaagaaatcaatattttttcAGGTGGGCGCTCTGGTTCTTTAAAAATGACAAAAGTAAAACCTGGCAAGCAAATCTTCGTCTGATCTCAAAGTTTGATACTGTTGAAGATTTTTGGGCGTAAGTGAAGTTTCTTAGATGCCAGTCTCATTCATTCTTGAAGTATTTATTTCTAGTATACTAATATGTAGCTCTTTAAATCAGCCTGTACACTAGCTCAGAGCCTCTGTGGGAaggtttatactgcatttttcaaAACTCAATTGAACATGAAATTTGAATTTTTCCCTTTCTGTTCATTACGCAGGATGACATAAGGAAAAAGAGGGAACCTAGTAAGTTGAATGAAAGGGATCTGGCAAAtaccttgattttttaaaattgacagATGAAGCACAATTTAGGAAAATCTCTGGAGGCACAGACTATAAATCCTTCAGAATTATTTAGTAGAAAAAGTAGCTGACTATGAAACTAATTAACACTAACGTAGGAGAACTATAAACAGTCAGCTCCAGTACCTATCAAGTATTGGTGACTCCTATGAACTATGCTTATTAAGTCAGGATGACTAACCTGTGAcacaccagatgttgctggactacaactcctttcAGCCCTGACAATTAAccatggagctgatgggagttgagtcaAATGGGAACCACAGGTTAGCAACCATTGTCTAAAAATTTCAGGTAATAAAAATGTAGAAGCAATTGTCTTAAATTGTCAGTGCTCCTTGTCCTATACACATGTGACtagatttcatttttaattattccCCCCCATGCTGTGAAATTAATTGTTGAGAATAAGTTTATATTCCTAATTAAAACACCTTAAAATTTAAGGTGCTAGCCTGATTTATCCTTGTGAAATCTGCACTGCTTGTGATAGTTCACTTTCTTAATTGTGTTTTGCTTTTCCCAAATAGGTTATATAACCATATCCAGCTCTCTAGTAACTTAATGCCCGGTTGTGACTACTCACTGTTTAAGGTATGCAGTGTAAACTTAAGTATTAGCTTGTTAATTATTGTAAATATTGTTACTAATTTTGGGTCCCCTGTCTTATAATGTCTTAAGATAGTATGTAAACCGCACTACCCCACCTCCACAGAGTCTAATATTTCCTTGTTGCACATTCATAGCTTGACACTTGATTTCTATAATGTGTTCAGGCACACACTAGTGAACTTTCCTGTTTGAGTGAGGTGTGAATTGCTGGTCTTAAATATCTCTGGGCTGCCTTGCCACACACTGCCTCTTTCCATGCTACTGTCTataaatgaaatcctttttgtAGTTACTCCTGAAACTTCTCTGGCAGTAGGAAAGTCTTTCCATACattggttgtatccaacaaagtcttTCCACTAGTGCAAAAGCAAGaggcctttctctccccaccccagtctaCTGCAGTTAATTGGGGAAAGCCTCAAAACAGACGGGTCCTATTAGGCTGTTTGGATTTCTTGCACCAACAGGATAACTTAGTTGGGTACAACCCATTGCATTGCAGGTGGTATTAAAAATGAATTGTTTTGTTTCACACATGAGTTAAAATCTTAATGATATGAGAATAGCTGGGCTCAAATGCTGCATTAAAATGAAGTGATACTGGGTTGTGCATCATATAGATTCATTGTTTTCTGCTCAAACGGCACTTTTTAGGATGGTATTGAGCCCATGTGGGAAGATGAGAAGAATAAACGAGGAGGGCGGTGGCTAATTACACTAAACAAACAGCAGCGACGAAGTGACCTTGATCGCTTCTGGCTAGAGACAGTAAGTTTTTTGTGCTATTTGGTCCTGCTTAAATTTGAGAGATGAACTGTTCCAAAATTCCTGAAGGGAGGAGGCATGTTGAAGAACCCATCAGTTGCCACTtcagtgtacagtcgtacctcaggttatggccacttcgggttacgttttttcaggttacatactcccaTAACCCATAAGTGTTTTTCGCCACACTCAGTCTGCGCATGCGGAGAAacgttctgtgcatgcgcaaagtgcgaaaTCACCGTTCAGGTTAagtacttttcaggttatgaacggcaccctggaaccaattaagtatgtaacccgaggtaccactgtacctgtgaGTGGTGGTGTAACAACTTGTGCAGACACTGTGTCTGTCATGGTTAGACTACTAGCTGATCAAGGTGTAATGGGTTCCCTAGGAATTGAATCCAGACTCTATAACATGGTTCACCGCAAGTATTTGTGAAGCTTATGGGATTCCCTGGCAGGGGGGCGAGTTGTGGGGAGGCGGTAGGGCTAATTCTGATTTGGTGAAGGGGAATAGATAGGATTTCCCCCTTGAAATCATAAACAAACGCCCCAAAATGGCACTGAAAACTATGCAACAGATAGAAAAACTGCAGGACAAATGGGATAACACATGCTGAATTCTACTGAGTATGCCATAGTACCTATTTGTAGGCCTTTTAGACAACAAAGGAAGTTGTTTATCATCTCAGCAAAATTGTATCCTGTTGGGATGCTTTGGTATTGAGAGGATTTGTGTTGTCACATGAGGGCTTAACAGAGCAGAAGGAATTTGCAGTTTACTGTAGACTTACTCTTGAATTTTTGTATGTGGATCCCAGCCCTGAATTTGCATTCCCTGGCTCCTGATATCTGAAAAGGAGCCCCTCAGCATGAGTGGCTCCTTGCATGTAGCACCCATACAGAGGTACCCcaggttgcgtacgtaattggttccgggttacagttcataacctgaaaagtatgcaacccgaacaaGCACGCAAAAAACCTGGAAGCGGTTTGCGCATTCG from Lacerta agilis isolate rLacAgi1 chromosome 9, rLacAgi1.pri, whole genome shotgun sequence includes these protein-coding regions:
- the EIF4E gene encoding eukaryotic translation initiation factor 4E isoform X2; the protein is MATVEPETTSNPQTSEEEKTETPASQEVVSPEPYVKHPLQNRWALWFFKNDKSKTWQANLRLISKFDTVEDFWALYNHIQLSSNLMPGCDYSLFKDGIEPMWEDEKNKRGGRWLITLNKQQRRSDLDRFWLETLLCLIGESFDDYSDDVCGAVVNVRAKGDKIAIWTTECENRDAVTHIGRVYKERLGLPPKIVIGYQSHADTATKSGSTTKNRFVV
- the EIF4E gene encoding eukaryotic translation initiation factor 4E isoform X4 — translated: MATVEPETTSNPQTSEEEKTETPASQEVVSPEPYVKHPLQNRLYNHIQLSSNLMPGCDYSLFKDGIEPMWEDEKNKRGGRWLITLNKQQRRSDLDRFWLETLLCLIGESFDDYSDDVCGAVVNVRAKGDKIAIWTTECENRDAVTHIGRVYKERLGLPPKIVIGYQSHADTATKSGSTTKNRFVV
- the EIF4E gene encoding eukaryotic translation initiation factor 4E isoform X1, giving the protein MIENLSAPCSIGRETTSNPQTSEEEKTETPASQEVVSPEPYVKHPLQNRWALWFFKNDKSKTWQANLRLISKFDTVEDFWALYNHIQLSSNLMPGCDYSLFKDGIEPMWEDEKNKRGGRWLITLNKQQRRSDLDRFWLETLLCLIGESFDDYSDDVCGAVVNVRAKGDKIAIWTTECENRDAVTHIGRVYKERLGLPPKIVIGYQSHADTATKSGSTTKNRFVV
- the EIF4E gene encoding eukaryotic translation initiation factor 4E isoform X3 — its product is MIENLSAPCSIGRETTSNPQTSEEEKTETPASQEVVSPEPYVKHPLQNRLYNHIQLSSNLMPGCDYSLFKDGIEPMWEDEKNKRGGRWLITLNKQQRRSDLDRFWLETLLCLIGESFDDYSDDVCGAVVNVRAKGDKIAIWTTECENRDAVTHIGRVYKERLGLPPKIVIGYQSHADTATKSGSTTKNRFVV